A window of the Cannabis sativa cultivar Pink pepper isolate KNU-18-1 chromosome X, ASM2916894v1, whole genome shotgun sequence genome harbors these coding sequences:
- the LOC115703972 gene encoding type I inositol polyphosphate 5-phosphatase 4 isoform X1 yields MRDENSKKSKLSWPKTLVKKWFNIKSKADDFQADDVIYEGVDEEWRNTYSEREACTIKKSKTERFSKRHSDRARRGKIDLDSSQVTDVHNYRVFVATWNVAGKSPPNNLCLEDWLHTSPPADIYVLGFQEIVPLNAGNVLGTEDNGPARKWLALIRRTLNSLPGTSGGCQNTPSPVPDPIVEIDADFEGSTRKKASAFFHRRSFQSLSRSMRMDNDMSVIEPRLDRRFSVCDRVIFGNRQSDYDPNYRWGSSDDENGPGDSPVAGQYSPMSYNGSLSMEDRDRQTGHSRYCLVASKQMVGIFLTVWVKSDLRDDVRNLKVSCVGRGLMGYLGNKGSISVSMSLHQTSFCFICSHLTSGQKEGDELRRNSDVMEILRKTRFPRVHGIGDENSPQTILDHDRIIWLGDLNYRIALSYRSAKALVEMRNWKALLEKDQLRIEQRWGRVFDGWSEGRIYFPPTYKYSNNSDRYAGEDRHPKEKRRTPAWCDRILWYGRGLHQMSYVRGESRFSDHRPVYSMFVAEVESLNRNRIKKSMSCSSSRIEVEELLPHSNGYTDLNFF; encoded by the exons ATGAGAGATGAGAATTCCAAGAAAAGCAAG CTTTCATGGCCTAAGACACTTGTGAAGAAATGGTTCAACATAAAAAGCAAAGCTGATGATTTTCAGGCAGATGATGTCATTTACGAAG GTGTTGATGAAGAGTGGAGGAACACCTATTCAGAGAGGGAGGCATGCACAATCAAGAAAAGTAAAACAG AAAGATTCAGCAAAAGGCACTCTGATAGAGCCCGCCGAGGCAAAATCGATCTAGACTCCTCCCAAGTTACTGATGTGCATAATTATAG AGTCTTTGTAGCAACATGGAATGTGGCTGGAAAATCTCCTCCAAATAATTTGTGTCTTGAGGATTGGCTTCACACCTCGCCTCCGGCTGACATTTATGTTCTTGG GTTTCAAGAAATAGTTCCTTTGAATGCTGGTAACGTTTTGGGCACAGAAGATAATGGCCCAGCTAGAAAGTGGCTAGCCCTCATAAGAAGAACCCTGAATAGTCTTCCAGGGACTAGTGGAGGTTGCCAAAATACCCCGTCACCTGTTCCTGATCCAATAGTTGAAATAGATGCAGATTTTGAAGGTTCAACAAGGAAGAAAGCATCTGCTTTCTTTCACCGCCGGTCGTTCCAGTCATTGAGCCGGAGCATGAGAATGGACAATGACATGTCAGTCATTGAACCTCGGCTCGATCGACGGTTCAGTGTTTGTGACCGGGTGATCTTTGGTAACAGACAAAGTGATTATGATCCAAATTACAGGTGGGGCTCCTCGGATGATGAGAATGGACCCGGGGATTCTCCTGTGGCTGGTCAGTATTCACCAATGTCCTACAATGGCTCTCTGTCCATGGAAGATAGAGACAGACAGACAGGGCACTCTAGGTACTGTTTGGTCGCTAGCAAGCAAATGGTGGGGATTTTTTTAACGGTCTGGGTGAAAAGTGATCTGAGAGACGATGTTCGAAACTTGAAAGTGTCTTGTGTTGGTAGAGGATTAATGGGCTATCTCGGAAACAAG GGCTCAATTTCAGTTAGCATGTCTTTGCACCAAACAAGCTTTTGCTTCATCTGTAGTCATTTGACATCTGGGCAGAAGGAAGGAGATGAACTTCGAAGGAATTCTGATGTCATGGAGATCCTAAGGAAGACGAGATTTCCCCGGGTCCATGGCATTGGAGATGAGAACTCACCGCAGACAATACTGGACCATGA TCGGATCATTTGGCTTGGAGATTTGAATTATCGGATTGCCCTTTCTTACCGTTCCGCAAAGGCTTTAGTTGAGATGCGCAACTGGAAGGCTTTGTTAGAGAAAGATCAG TTGAGAATAGAGCAAAGATGGGGGCGAGTTTTCGATGGTTGGAGTGAAGGGAGGATATATTTTCCTCCAACATACAAGTACTCTAATAACTCAGACAGGTATGCGGGAGAAGATAGACACCCTAAGGAGAAACGAAGAACTCCAGCATG GTGTGATCGTATACTTTGGTATGGAAGAGGCCTGCATCAGATGTCTTATGTTCGTGGCGAGTCAAGGTTCTCAGATCATAGACCAGTTTACAGCATGTTTGTGGCAGAAGTGGAGTCTTTAAATCGCAACCGGATAAAGAAAAGCATGAGTTGTTCTAGTTCCAGGATTGAAGTAGAAGAGTTGTTGCCACATTCTAACGGATATACAGATCTCAATTTCTTTTGA
- the LOC115703972 gene encoding type I inositol polyphosphate 5-phosphatase 4 isoform X2 gives MKLSWPKTLVKKWFNIKSKADDFQADDVIYEGVDEEWRNTYSEREACTIKKSKTERFSKRHSDRARRGKIDLDSSQVTDVHNYRVFVATWNVAGKSPPNNLCLEDWLHTSPPADIYVLGFQEIVPLNAGNVLGTEDNGPARKWLALIRRTLNSLPGTSGGCQNTPSPVPDPIVEIDADFEGSTRKKASAFFHRRSFQSLSRSMRMDNDMSVIEPRLDRRFSVCDRVIFGNRQSDYDPNYRWGSSDDENGPGDSPVAGQYSPMSYNGSLSMEDRDRQTGHSRYCLVASKQMVGIFLTVWVKSDLRDDVRNLKVSCVGRGLMGYLGNKGSISVSMSLHQTSFCFICSHLTSGQKEGDELRRNSDVMEILRKTRFPRVHGIGDENSPQTILDHDRIIWLGDLNYRIALSYRSAKALVEMRNWKALLEKDQLRIEQRWGRVFDGWSEGRIYFPPTYKYSNNSDRYAGEDRHPKEKRRTPAWCDRILWYGRGLHQMSYVRGESRFSDHRPVYSMFVAEVESLNRNRIKKSMSCSSSRIEVEELLPHSNGYTDLNFF, from the exons ATGAAGCTTTCATGGCCTAAGACACTTGTGAAGAAATGGTTCAACATAAAAAGCAAAGCTGATGATTTTCAGGCAGATGATGTCATTTACGAAG GTGTTGATGAAGAGTGGAGGAACACCTATTCAGAGAGGGAGGCATGCACAATCAAGAAAAGTAAAACAG AAAGATTCAGCAAAAGGCACTCTGATAGAGCCCGCCGAGGCAAAATCGATCTAGACTCCTCCCAAGTTACTGATGTGCATAATTATAG AGTCTTTGTAGCAACATGGAATGTGGCTGGAAAATCTCCTCCAAATAATTTGTGTCTTGAGGATTGGCTTCACACCTCGCCTCCGGCTGACATTTATGTTCTTGG GTTTCAAGAAATAGTTCCTTTGAATGCTGGTAACGTTTTGGGCACAGAAGATAATGGCCCAGCTAGAAAGTGGCTAGCCCTCATAAGAAGAACCCTGAATAGTCTTCCAGGGACTAGTGGAGGTTGCCAAAATACCCCGTCACCTGTTCCTGATCCAATAGTTGAAATAGATGCAGATTTTGAAGGTTCAACAAGGAAGAAAGCATCTGCTTTCTTTCACCGCCGGTCGTTCCAGTCATTGAGCCGGAGCATGAGAATGGACAATGACATGTCAGTCATTGAACCTCGGCTCGATCGACGGTTCAGTGTTTGTGACCGGGTGATCTTTGGTAACAGACAAAGTGATTATGATCCAAATTACAGGTGGGGCTCCTCGGATGATGAGAATGGACCCGGGGATTCTCCTGTGGCTGGTCAGTATTCACCAATGTCCTACAATGGCTCTCTGTCCATGGAAGATAGAGACAGACAGACAGGGCACTCTAGGTACTGTTTGGTCGCTAGCAAGCAAATGGTGGGGATTTTTTTAACGGTCTGGGTGAAAAGTGATCTGAGAGACGATGTTCGAAACTTGAAAGTGTCTTGTGTTGGTAGAGGATTAATGGGCTATCTCGGAAACAAG GGCTCAATTTCAGTTAGCATGTCTTTGCACCAAACAAGCTTTTGCTTCATCTGTAGTCATTTGACATCTGGGCAGAAGGAAGGAGATGAACTTCGAAGGAATTCTGATGTCATGGAGATCCTAAGGAAGACGAGATTTCCCCGGGTCCATGGCATTGGAGATGAGAACTCACCGCAGACAATACTGGACCATGA TCGGATCATTTGGCTTGGAGATTTGAATTATCGGATTGCCCTTTCTTACCGTTCCGCAAAGGCTTTAGTTGAGATGCGCAACTGGAAGGCTTTGTTAGAGAAAGATCAG TTGAGAATAGAGCAAAGATGGGGGCGAGTTTTCGATGGTTGGAGTGAAGGGAGGATATATTTTCCTCCAACATACAAGTACTCTAATAACTCAGACAGGTATGCGGGAGAAGATAGACACCCTAAGGAGAAACGAAGAACTCCAGCATG GTGTGATCGTATACTTTGGTATGGAAGAGGCCTGCATCAGATGTCTTATGTTCGTGGCGAGTCAAGGTTCTCAGATCATAGACCAGTTTACAGCATGTTTGTGGCAGAAGTGGAGTCTTTAAATCGCAACCGGATAAAGAAAAGCATGAGTTGTTCTAGTTCCAGGATTGAAGTAGAAGAGTTGTTGCCACATTCTAACGGATATACAGATCTCAATTTCTTTTGA